In Ferrigenium kumadai, the DNA window GGAGGTCTTTCACGGCGAGCAGACAATCAAGTTTTCTTACAACGTCCTGACCCGGCAATACCGCATCTCGCGCGGTGCACTGTTCCAGAATTTCGCCAGTTTTGAAGATGCGTTGAATATCCTGGCGCGGCAAAGCTCCCTGCCCTTCTCCTCGGATCTGATGAAAAAGGACGGCAACTATACTGCGGCGGTGCGTCTGCGCCTGGATACGGCGCAACTGCCCAAGCTGTTGCAGGTGAATGCGCTGACCGGCAAGGACTGGAACCTCGATTCCGAATGGTATCGCTGGGTGGCGCGTGTTCCGGCTGCAAACGGCGAAGGCAAGGCGGAGTGACGGCGCAGTGAAATACCTCATTCTTGTCAGTGTGGTGGTCGGCGGTGCGTTGCTTTACCTGCTGTCCAGCAGCAGCGCAGACACCGAAGTGTTTTCGCTGAACTACTACAGCCTGCTCGGCTTGACCGGTACTCTGGCTGTTTGCTTGATGGGGCTGGTCGGTTACCAGTTGTGGCGCCTGCGCAACAAGCTCCGGAACAGGGTGTTCGGAGCGAAACTGACCTTGCGACTGGTGCTGTTCTTCACTTTGATCGCGGTGGTGCCGGGGATACTGGTCTATGCGGTCTCGGTACAATTCCTGGGCAAGAGCATCGAGTCGTGGTTCGACGTGCGCGTCGAAAAGGCGCTGGAGGGCGGCCTCAATCTTGGCCGGAGCAGCCTGGACAACAGTCTGAAGGAGTTGTCCAAGAAGACCCAGTTCATCGGGTTGTTGTTGGCGGAAAAACAACCGGAACAGTATCAGCGCGCCTTAGACCAGCTGGTGGACGAGAAGGTGGCGCAGGAAGCGGCGCTGTTCTCCGCCAAGGGGAATCTGGTCGCGTTCTCCTCGGGCGGACGACACTCCCTGCAGCCGGATATGCCGGATAGCGAGTTGTTGCGGCTGACGCTGGAAAAGGGCGAGAACGCCGTAATCGATACCCTGCCGCAAAAAGGATTGACGCTGCGAGCGCTGGTGGCTGTGGATTCCAATACCCACGGCGCTCGCTATGTACTGCAATTTACCCAGCCGGTGCCCAAGCAGATCGAGGCAGACGCCGAAACCGTGCAGGCGGTATACCGCGATTACCAGGAACTGACGCTGTCTCGCTTGGGTCTGAAACGGCTGTATGCGATCACCCTCACGCTGTCGCTGCTGGTGGTGTTGCTGACGGCGGTGTCGGCCGCGTTCTTCATCAGCGAGCGTCTGGGCGCCTCTCTAGAAGCCTTGGCCGAGGGCACGCGCGCCGTGGCGCAGGGCGACTTCACTCGCCAGCATCCGATTCAGAGCAGCGACGAACTGGGTGCATTGACCGGCCTGTTCAATCAGATGACGCGACAGCTATTCGATGCCAAACAGGCCAGCGAACAGCAACAGCGAGAAGTGGAAAGCGCCAAAGCGCATTTGGAAAGCGTGCTGACCCACTTGTCTTCTGGCGTGCTGGCCCTGGACGATGGATTGCGTCTGCGCTCGGTGAATCCCAGCGCGGGACAGATCCTTGGCGCACCGCTGCAGGAGATGCTGCGTATGCCGCTGGACCAGATCGCCGAGAAATACAGTCTGCTGGGTTCATTCTGCCAGACGGTGATGGAGGCGTTCGGTGAGACGCCCAACGGCGAATGGCAGCGCCAGATCGAGCGGCTCAGCAAAAACGGCGTGCAGATTCTGCTGATGCGCGGGACTCGCCTGCCGCAAGGCGGGGAAGCGGGTTACGTCGTGGTGTTCGACGACATCAGCCATCTGTTGCAAGCGGAGCGCCAGGCGGCATGGGGCGAAGTGGCGCGGCGGCTGGCGCATGAGATCAAGAATCCGCTTACACCGATCCAGCTCTCGGCGGAACGCCTGCAGCACAAACTCAGCGACAAGCTGGACGAGAGCGGCGCGCAATTGTTGAAACGCGCCACTCAGACTATCGTCAGCCAGGTCGCCGCGATGAAGAATATGGTGGGCGATTTCGCCAACTACGCGCGCGGCCCGGCGTTGAAACTGTCGCGCCTGGATGTGCACAAGCTGATCAAGGAAGTGCTTGGACTGTATGAGGCGAACGCCATTCCCATCGTGTTGAAGCTGGAGGCCTCGCATAGCGAAGTCAACGGCGATGCAACCCGTTTGCGTCAGGTCGTACACAACCTGCTGCAGAACGCGCAGGACGCGTTGCAGGGCGTCGCTCAGCCGCAGATCACGCTGACGACCGAGACGCAGGGGCGCGAGATCCATCTGCGTGTCGAAGACAACGGCGCGGGCTTTTCCGAGAGCGTGCTGGCGCGCGCCTTCGAACCGTATATGACAACCAAGACCAAGGGCACGGGATTGGGACTGGCGATCGTGAAAAAGATCGTGGAAGAACATGGCGGCCGCATCGCCATCGAAAATAACCAAAACGGCGGAGCGCGGATCAATATCCATCTGCCGTTGACGGAGGAAGCATAATGGCAAGCAAGCAAATACTGGTCGTGGATGACGAGATCGGCATTCGCGAATTGTTGTCGGAGATTTTGTTCGACGAGGGTTATCAGGTACATCTGGCGGAGAACGCCGAGCAGGCGCGCAGTTATCGCAACGAGCGCGAGCCGGATCTGGTGCTGCTTGATATCTGGATGCCGGACACCGATGGGGTGACCCTGCTCAAGGAATGGGTCGAGCAGGACCTGTTGACCATGCCGGTGGTGATGATGTCTGGCCACGGTACTATCGAAACGGCGGTCGAGGCGACGCGCATCGGTGCGGTCGACTTTCTGGAAAAGCCCATCTCATTGCAGAAGTTGCTCGGTACCGTCGCCAAGGCCATCAAGGAAGGGGCACCCAAGCCGCCGGTACCGGTCGACGAGGTGCCAAACCAGCAGATCACCCTGGATATCGACGGGCAGATGCAGCAATTCTCCTTGCCGCTCGATCTGCCGTTGCGCGAGGCGCGAGAGCACTTCGACGCGTTCTACTTCGACTACCATTTGCAGAAAGAGGGCGGCAACATTACCCGGGTGGCCGAAAAGGTCGGTCTGGAACGCACCCATCTGTACCGCAAACTGAAGCAGCTGGGCATCAAGTTCGCCAAAAAGGGCGGAGAGGACGAAACCCAGTAAAAAAGCCAATGTTGACCGGAGGTTGCCCAAATCCGGGGGCTGCGGCATAATTGCCGGCCCAGAATTTAATCTTCATTATTAATCCAACAAATAACCCCATCCCGCGTGGATGTTTAGGAGGCAAAAGCAATGGCTGCGACACGCAACGTAACCCCACCAAAATACAACGACATTACCGGCGCGATCCGCATGCTGGCAGTGGATGCCGTGCAAAAAGCCAACTCCGGTCACCCGGGCGCCCCGATGGGCATGGCGGAAATCGCCGACGTGCTGTGGAACCGCCATCTGCGTCACAATCCCGCGAACCCGAAGTGGCCAGATCGTGACCGCTTCATCCTGTCCAACGGCCACGGCTCGATGCTGGTCTACGCGCTGCTGCATTTGTCCGGCTACGATCTGCCGATCGAAGAGCTGAAGCGTTTCCGCCAGATGCATTCCAAGACTCCGGGGCACCCCGAGTACGGTTACACCCCGGGCGTGGAAACCACCGGTGGCCCGCTGGGCCAAGGCATCACCAACGCTGTCGGTATGGCGATGGCTGAAAAGCTGCTGGCCAACGAGTTCAACAAGCCGGGTCACGAGATCGTCAATCACCACACCTATGTGTTCCTCGGCGACGGCTGCATGATGGAAGGCATCTCGCACGAAGCCTGCGCGCTGGCCGGCACCTGGGGTCTGGGCAAGCTGACTGCGTTCTGGGATGACAACAACATCTCCATCGACGGCCACATCGACGGCTGGTATACCGACGACACCGCGAAGCGTTTCGAAGCTTACGGCTGGCATGTCATTGCCAACGTACAGGGGCATGATTCCGATGCCATCGACGCCGCAATCAAGGCAGCCCATGCGGTTACCGACAAGCCGACCCTGATCTGCTGCAAGACCATCATTGGCGCAGGCTCTCCCAACAAGGAAGGCACGCACGACGTGCACGGCGCAGCGCTGGGTGCTGACGAAGTGGCCGCGACGCGCGAACACATCGGCTGGAAATATCCTCCGTTCGAAATCCCGGCTCACGTGTATGAGGCATGGGATGCCCGCACCAAGGGTGCAGGCCTGGAAAAACTGTGGAACAACAAGTTCGCCGAATACAAGAAGGCCTTCCCGAAGGAAGCCGCCGAGTTCGAGCGCCGTATCAATAACCAGTTGCCGGCCGACTGGGCTGCTCACGCTGCCGAGTTCATCGCCAAGACCAACGAGAAGGCCGAGACCATCGCCACTCGCAAGGCTTCGCAGAACGCAATCAATGGCCTGCAACCCGCGCTGCCCGAGTTCCTGGGCGGTTCCGCCGACCTGACCGGTTCCAACCTGACCAACTGGACAGGTGCGCACCACGTTTCCGGCAAGAAGCCGGGTAACTACATCAGCTATGGCGTGCGCGAGTTCGGCATGTCGCACATCATGAACGGCATGGCGCTGCACGGCGGTTTCCTGCCGTTCGGCGGCACTTTCCTGATGTTCTCCGAATACGCACGCAATGCGTTGCGCATGTCGGCATTGATGAAGCAGCGCGTGATCTACGTGTTCACCCACGACTCCATCGGTCTGGGCGAAGACGGTCCGACTCACCAGCCGGTCGAGCAGACTGCTACCCTGCGCTACATCCCGAACATGGAAGTATGGCGTCCGTGCGACACCGTTGAATCCGCCGTGGCATGGGTTGCTGCAGTCGAGCGCAACGACGGTCCGTCCAGCCTCATCTTCAGCCGCCAGAATCTGGCGTTCCAGAAGCGCGACGCAGCTCAGATCGCTGCCATCCGCAAGGGAGCCTACGTGTTGTCCGAGGCAGCAGGCGGCAAGCCGCAAGCCGTGATCATCGCCACCGGCTCCGAAGTGTCGCTGGCACTGGAAGCGCAGAAGGCGCTGGCAGCCGAAGGCATCAACGTGCGTGTGGTTTCCATGCCGTCGACCAACGTGTTCGACAAGCAGGACCAGGCCTACAAGGACAGCGTACTGCCTAAGGGTGTGAAGCGCGTCGCGGTCGAGGCTGGCGTGACCGGCGGCTGGTACAAGTATGTTCTGGATGGCGCGGTGGTCGGCATGGACTGCTTCGGCGAATCCGCACCGGCACCGGAATTGTTCAAGCACTTCGGCTTCACCACCGACAATGTGGTTGCCGCAGTGAAGAAAGTTATGGGCTAAATACGGGCGCAACCCACATTGCGGCGGCGGCTAAAGGGGCGGAGCCCTGGCCAAAGCCACAACGTGGTCAAGAGCGTGCTGTAACTATAAAACAGATTTTTATTTACTTAACGGGAGAGATGTAATGGCAATCAAAGTTGGCATCAATGGTTTCGGCCGTATCGGCCGCATGGCGTTCCGCGCGATCGCGAAGGATTTTCCTGAGATGGAAGTCGTTGCGATCAACGACCTGCTGGAGCCGGACTACCTGGCCTACATGCTGAAGTACGATTCCGTGCACGGCAATTTCAAGGGTGAAGTCGCGGTGAGCGGCAATAACCTGGTTGTGAACGGCAAGACTATCCGCCTGACCGCCGAGCGCGATCCGGCCAACCTGAAGTGGAACGAAGTCAACGCCGACATCGTTCTGGAGTGCACGGGTTTCTTCCTGACCGACGAGTCCTGCCAGGCTCACATCAAGGCTGGCGCCAAGAAGGTCGTGATGTCCGCTCCTTCCAAGGACAAGACCCCGATGTTCGTGTACGGCGTGAACCACACCACCTACGCCGGCCAAGCCATCGTGTCCGCAGCTTCCTGCACTACCAACTGCCTGGCACCTGTTGCCAAGGTGCTGCACGACAACTTCGGCATCAAGCGCGGTCTGATGACTACCGTGCACGCCGCTACTGCGACCCAGAAGACCGTTGACGGTCCGTCCAACAAGGACTGGCGCGGTGGCCGCGGCATCCTGGAAAACATCATTCCGTCGTCCACCGGCGCAGCCAAGGCTGTCGGCGTGGTGCTGCCCGAACTGAACGGCAAGCTGACCGGCATGGCGTTCCGCGTGCCGACCTCCGACGTCTCCGTGGTCGACCTGACTGTCGAGCTGAACAAGGAAGCCAAGTACGAAGACATCTGCGCAGCAATGAAGAAGGCTTCCCAGACCGGCGACATCAGCAAGACGTTGGGTTACACCGATGAGAAGGTGGTTTCCACCGACTTCCGCGGCTGTGGCTATTCGTCGATCTTCGACGCCGAAGCCGGCATCGCGCTGGACGGCACCTTCGTCAAGGTGGTTGCCTGGTACGACAACGAATACGGCTACACCTGCAACATGCTGCGCTTCGCGCAACACGTCGCCAAGTAACACGTTCGACCAAGGGCTGGCACTGTGCCAGCCCTTTCAGCTTTAAGTCTGTAACAAAGGAAAAATCATGTCCGTTATCAAAATGACCGATCTGGATCTCAAGGGCAAGCGTGTCCTGATCCGCTCCGATCTCAACGTGCCCGTCAAGGACGGCAAAGTCACTTCCGATGCGCGCATCACAGCATCCATGGCCACCATCAACCACGCCCTGAAAGCCGGCGCACGCGTGATGGTGACTTCCCACCTGGGCCGCCCCGAAGAAGGCGTGTACTCGGAAGAGAACTCGCTCAAGCCGGTGGCCGACACCATCGCCAACAAGCTGGGCAAGCCCGTGCGCCTGATCCGCGACTGGATCGACGGCGGCTTCGACGTCGCCGAAGGCGAGCTGGTGCTGCTGGAGAACTGCCGCTTCAACAAGGGCGAAAAGAAGAGCAACGACGAACTGTCGAAGAAGTATGCCGCCCTGTGCGACGTGTTCGTGATGGACGCGTTCGGTACCGCACACCGTGCGGAGGCCTCGACACACGGCGTGGCGAAGTTCGCTCCCGTCGCTGCAGCAGGCATCCTGCTGACCGAAGAACTGGAAGCGCTGAGCAAGGCATTGCTGAACCCCGCACGCCCGATGGTCGCCATTGTCGGCGGCTCCAAGGTCTCGACCAAGCTGACCGTTTTGGAATCGCTGTCCGATAAGTGCGAGCAGCTGGTGGTCGGCGGCGGCATCGCCAACACCTTCCTCAAGGCTGTCGGCAAGAACGTCGGCAAGTCGCTGTGCGAAGACGACCTGGTTCCGACTGCACAGGCACTGATGAGCAAGATGCAGGCGCGCGGTGCTTCCATCCCTGTTGCGGTGGACGTGGTGGTCGGCAAGAAGTTCGATGCCAACGAACCCGCAGTGCTGAAGGATGCCGGCGATGTGGCCGACGACGACATGATCTTCGACATCGGTCCGAAATCCGCTCAGGAACTGGCCGACATCATCATGAATGCGGGCACCGTGGTCTGGAACGGTCCGGTCGGCGTGTTCGAATTCGACCAGTTCGGCGAAGGCACCAAGACTATCGCCAAGGCTATCGCGGAAACCAAGGCCTTCACCCTGGCTGGCGGCGGCGACACCATTGCGGCGATCCAGAAGTACGACATCTACGACAAGGTGTCCTACATTTCCACCGCTGGCGGTGCATTCCTCGAATTCCTCGAAGGCAAGACTTTGCCTGCCGTGGCGATTCTGGAAGAGCGCGCCAAGCAATAATCAACTAGGAACCACATGCTGCGTAGAACAAAAATAGTTGCAACGCTGGGGCCTGCCTCCAGCGACCCAAAGGTGCTGGAGCAAATGATTCGCGCCGGGGTTGACCTGGTGCGGATGAACTTTTCGCACGGCTCGGCGCAGGATCACATGGCCCGCGCCGAAAAGGTGCGCGCCGCCGCTGCTGCGGTCGGCCGTACCGTCGGTATCCTCGCCGACCTGCAAGGGCCTAAGATCCGCGTGCGCAAGTTCGAGAACGACAAGATCGTGCTCAACAAGGGCGATACTTTCATTCTCGACGCCGCGCTGGATGGCCTGGGTAACCAGGAGCGTGTCGGTCTGGACTACAAGGACCTGCCCAAGGATGTGAGCAAGGGCTCGGTGTTGCTGCTCAACGACGGCATGCTCGAATTCGACGTTGCCGAAGTCCGGGGTAGCGAGGTGGTCTGTACGGTGGTACGCGGCGGCGTGTTGTCCAATAACAAGGGCATCAACCGCAAGGGTGGCGGCCTGACGGCGCCTGCCCTGACCGACAAGGACAAGGAAGACATCAAGACGGCCGCGCTGATCAAGGCGGACTTCCTGGCCGTGTCCTTCCCGCGTACCGGCGATGACATGCGTTACGCTCGCGAGCTGATGCATGAAGCTGGCGGCAAGAGCCTGCTGGTGGCCAAGATCGAGCGCGCGGAAGCCATTCCCGTGCTGGGTGACATCATCGATGCGTCCGACGCCATCATGGTGGCACGCGGTGACCTCTCCGTGGAAGTCGGCGATGCGGCAGTGCCCGGATTGCAGAAGCGCATGATCAAGATGGCGCGCGCGAAGAACCGTCTGGTGATCACCGCGACTCAGATGATGGAGTCGATGATCACCAATCCGATCCCGACCCGTGCCGAAGTGTCCGACGTGGCCAATGCCGTGCTGGATGGTACCGATGCGGTGATGCTGTCGGCGGAAACTGCGGTGGGCGACTACCCGGTGGAAACCATCGAAGCCATGGCGCGTATCTGCCTCAAGGCCGAGAAGGAAACCGAGGAGAACGGCGTAGACCGTCGCATGGACCACATCAAGTTCACGCGCATCGACCAGTCCATCGCCATGTCTGCGCTGTATGCCGCCTCGCATTTCAAGGTGAAGGCCATCGTCGCGTTGACGCAATCCGGTTCTACCGCATTGTGGATGTCGCGTATCAATGCCGGCGTGCCGATCTTTGCGATGACCCCGCTGGCATCGACCCTGAGCAAGGTCACCCTGTTCAGCGGCGTGCATCCCATCGCGTTCAAGATCGAATCGAAGAGTCACGCCGTGACCCTGCACCAGGCGGAAGACGAGCTGGTGCGCCTTGGTCTGGTGGAGGAAGGCGACCTGATCGTGATGACCGTTGGCGAAGCGGTCGGCCGTGCAGGACATACCAACACGCTGAAGATCGTGCGTGTCGGCGATCACCGCAAGTAGGCTGGCAATCCGTTTTGGAAATGTAGCAGTACAGATTTTGTATTTAATTTAATCAGGAGGAATAAATGGCACTCGTATCCTTACGTCAACTTCTCGACCACGCGGCGGAAAACAGCTACGGCCTGCCCGCATTCAACGTCAACAACCTGGAACAGGTGAAGGCGATCATGGAAGCGGCTGACGAATGCAACAGCCCGGTGATCATGCAAGGCTCCGCAGGCGCACGCAAGTACGCAGGCGAACCGTTCCTGCGTCACCTCATCGAGGCCGCAGTGGAAATGTATCCGCACATCCCCGTCGTCATGCACCAGGACCACGGCGCATCCCCGGCCGTATGTATCAACGCCATCAAGTCCGGCTTCTCCAGCGTGATGATGGACGGCTCGCTGATGACCGACGGCAAGACACCTTCCAGCTTCGAATACAACGTGAACGTTACCCGCAGCGTCGTAGAAATGTCGCACGCAGTCGGCGTATCCGTTGAAGGCGAACTGGGCTGCCTGGGTTCCCTGGAGTCCGGCCACGGCGAAAAGGAAGACGGCCACGGCGCGGAAGGCGTGCTGAGCCACGACCAACTGTTGACCGACCCGAACGAAGCCGCCGAGTTCGTCAAGCTGACCCAGGTTGACGCATTGGCGATCGCGATCGGTACTTCCCACGGCGCGTACAAGTTCACCAAGCCGCCCACAGGCGACACCCTGGCGATCAGCCGCATCAAGGAAATCCACGCACGTATCCCCAACACCCACCTGGTGATGCACGGTTCTTCTTCCGTGCCGCAGGAATGGCTGGAGATCATCAACCAGTTCGGCGGTGCGATGCCCCAGACCTACGGCGTTCCTGTTGAAGAGATCGTGGAAGGCATCAAGCACGGCGTACGCAAGGTGAACATCGACACCGACCTGCGTATGGCTTCCACCGGCGCGACCCGTCGCTACCTGGCACAGAACCCCAAGGACTTCGACCCGCGCAAGTTCCTGGCCGAGACCACCAAGGCGATGAAGGCAATCTGCAAGGCACGCTACGAAGCCTTCGGTTCCGCAGGCCAGGCCGGCAAGATCAAGCCGATCTCGCTGGACGCGATGGCAACACGCTACATCAAGGGCGAACTGAACGCGATCATCAAGTAGTCGAGCGCATTAAGCCGCACCCGCAAAAGCGACCTTCGGGTCGCTTTTGCTTTGGGATGGAAAAACGCGAGGGAAGATTGTGATTTGCTGTGATAAAACAAGCGGCCATTTGGCCGTTTGTTGTCACTTCCAGGCAGAAGGAGCTGCGGCGGCACAGGTGTCATTGTTTTGATGCCAGAGCCGTAAACCGTTTTCTTGGATGGTAAGGCAACCGTCACCTTCCTGAGTTTTTCCCGCCACAGGTTTTGCACTCAATGTATAAGTCTGTCCTACACCAGTGAGCGTGATGTCATACTTCCCGTCGGAAGTCTTTGCGCCACTTTTGCCAAGACCGCCGGTCGTAGCGTTTCCGTTATAGGCTGTGGCAACATTAGCGGTGTAGGCATTGGAATTGAGATAGATTCTTTCCTGCAGACTCGCCAATTCCAGCAACTCGGTCTGAGCCGCAGCACGCGAGCCACGGACAACATGATTTTTGTAGCTTGGCAGTGCAATGGCGGCGAGAACGCCGGCAATTACCACTACTATCATCAATTCAATCAAGCTGAATCCACGTATGTGTCTCGAAATCATACTTATCCCCAATAAATTTTTTAAGTAACACGAATCAGGATACCGCAGTACCCTGATTTGCTGTCTTAGCGGACCAATTCATGCCAGGAAACACGGCCGGTGCGCGCTTGTAAGCCACGTTCGTCGCCACCGGTTTTAACGTTTCCAGTTGCATTGGCAATTATCTCCGTTGTAGACGTTCCATCCGCCAGTGTCGTGACAATGGTAACTGTGCCATCGTTATTCGTGGTTTTTGTGATGCGGTAGATCAGCTGGTTAGTGCCGTCTGCAAGTGTGCAATTGCTGGTAATGGTGGTTACGTTGCCACTGGTGGTGGTAGTGGTGGTCTGGTTACCACAGCTGCTGCCCAGAGATCCCAGTTTTGGATCCGTGGATCCGGTCGCCGGCGTCTTATTGACGGAAGCAGATGTGGGAGCCGTGTCTTCCGGCACGTCTTTCTTCCAGTCCGAGTTATTCATCAGTGCGGTGGTATTCCAGGCATCGCCATTCCGGTTCGTCTGGCTCCAGGTGCCGGTAGAGCCGTAGCACATGCCGTTCGGATGGTGCCAGTACACGTTATATTCGGCGAGAACATAAGAATAGTAGCTGGACTTGACGCGCCATCCGTACTCCGGACGTCCGGCAACATTTTCTTCGATAGCGGCTTGCGGCGTAGTGGCCTTGATGATTTGAACGGTCAAAGCGCCATTATGCCGGGCACCCTCGGTCGTGCTGTCTGTACCCGGCCCGTTGGTTCCGTTGGCAGGGGGTATTACCGGCTGGTACAGATCCGCCTTGCCGTTAGGATCATTGCCATCCCAGACGCAACCGGGTTGCGTTGGGTGCAATCCCACTCGCATGTCCGCAGGACTGGAACCCCACCAATTTTTAACCTGGAACGCGTTAACCGGCATGTTCAACGCTAGGCTTCTCAGTGTGGCGCGGGTGTAGGTCGGCACGGTGGCGATATCAAGGTTGGCAGAGGTCTGGTAATCCTTGATGGAAATATAACCATTGCCGGATGCCGGGTCATAGTTAGCGGTGTCGATATGCAGCGAAACCGCCGGACTCAGATACTGATTCATCAGCAATACCTTGAACTGCGTCGATGTGCTGGAAATGTGGTTCGAAAGGTTGTAGTTTGTTTTGCTGGCATTCAGCATATTCAAACCGGTCTTGTCATACGCATCGTCGTATTCGTGGGTGTGAGTATCATACGAACACGAGGTGCTGACGTCGTTTCCCGTGGTAGCCGCGCTGCCGCCGCTCATGCCGGAGACGGACTCTCCCAGCCCGGTTGCTCCGGTAATGGTGATGCTCAGGGTGCCGTTATAGGCAGTACCAACCGCCTTCGCGGTTATGGTAACAACGCCCCTATTGGCTGTCGCCGTATAGTTGGCAGAAGTGTTTATCTTGTCGCTAACCCAAGTGGCCATATCGGATTTGTTCATACTCGAAGGATTTCCGCTGGCTATGGTGGTGGTACCCACCTTGACGGTTATGTCCGATGGGTTTTTGGAGCTGCTGTAATTGAGGGTAATCGTGCCAGTCGCCTTTCCTCCGCTGGTCGTGTCGCAGGCACTGGTCAGGTAATTGTCGACGTCGAAGTGTCCGCCGGCCACACCCCGCTCTGCCGTCTGCGGCGGGAAGGTGACATCAGGG includes these proteins:
- the fba gene encoding class II fructose-bisphosphate aldolase (catalyzes the reversible aldol condensation of dihydroxyacetonephosphate and glyceraldehyde 3-phosphate in the Calvin cycle, glycolysis, and/or gluconeogenesis) yields the protein MALVSLRQLLDHAAENSYGLPAFNVNNLEQVKAIMEAADECNSPVIMQGSAGARKYAGEPFLRHLIEAAVEMYPHIPVVMHQDHGASPAVCINAIKSGFSSVMMDGSLMTDGKTPSSFEYNVNVTRSVVEMSHAVGVSVEGELGCLGSLESGHGEKEDGHGAEGVLSHDQLLTDPNEAAEFVKLTQVDALAIAIGTSHGAYKFTKPPTGDTLAISRIKEIHARIPNTHLVMHGSSSVPQEWLEIINQFGGAMPQTYGVPVEEIVEGIKHGVRKVNIDTDLRMASTGATRRYLAQNPKDFDPRKFLAETTKAMKAICKARYEAFGSAGQAGKIKPISLDAMATRYIKGELNAIIK
- a CDS encoding type IV pilin protein, with translation MIELMIVVVIAGVLAAIALPSYKNHVVRGSRAAAQTELLELASLQERIYLNSNAYTANVATAYNGNATTGGLGKSGAKTSDGKYDITLTGVGQTYTLSAKPVAGKTQEGDGCLTIQENGLRLWHQNNDTCAAAAPSAWK